From the genome of Staphylococcus haemolyticus, one region includes:
- a CDS encoding DNA polymerase III subunit alpha, with protein MVAHLNLHTTYDLLNSSLRINDVVKKAQNNHYDTLAITDTNVLYGFPKFYDACIKANIKPIFGMTVNVTDGLYTIETVVLAINNDGLRSLFQLSSAIKMKQKEVISVEWLKKYSTNFAIIFKQANQPHYSIVEQFQNHQNIFINHSSDLAFYNNIRVVWFKNARYLNQEDVETIPALEAIKNNTKIDLVNDTEDIGEHFPKQNELETLNIDREVWNNTLELASLCNASLEYHQNLLPKFDAPSGNSSKEYLWSQLQSSLKKMELNHDERYTKRLEHEYRVITEMGFEDYFLIVSDLIHYAKTHDVMVGPGRGSSAGSLVSFLLDITTIDPIRFNLLFERFLNPERVTMPDIDIDFEDTRRERVIQYVQDKYGKHRVSGIVTFGHLLTRAVARDVGRIIGFDDKTLNEISKLIPHQLGITLDEAYEDEQFKQFVHRNHRHEKWFELSKKLEGLPRHTSTHAAGIIINDQPLYNYAPLTLGDTGLLTQWTMTEAERIGLLKIDFLGLRNLSIIHQIITQVKKDLNISLEIEEIPFNDVDVFKLLSRGDTTGIFQLESEGVRKVLKRLQPEHFEDIVAVTSLYRPGPMEEIPTYISRRHNESEIKYLHPDLEPILKNTYGVIIYQEQIMQIASQFASFSYGQADILRRAMSKKNRAVLESERQHFVEGAIKNKYDEKISKQIFDLILKFADYGFPRAHAVSYSKIAYIMAYLKVHYPNYFYANILSNVVGNESKTAAIIDEAKNQKLKILPPNINESHWYYRATKSNIYLSLGAIKGVGYQSVKSIVDERYQNGKYKDFFDFTRRIPNRIKTRKLLESLILVGAFDTFGKTRSTLLSSIDQVLDEVSNVEQNDLLLDILTPKQSYADKDEFSDQMISSYEMEYLGFYVSNHPVEKQFNKKQYLGIYTLSNVVNHKPILVQVDQIKQIRTKNGQNMAFLVLNDGRHTMDAVLFPDKFKRYETQLNEREMYVVWGKFEKRKQQLQLILNQMDSVEHFEVTKINEASQIILRNIQNLDEIKQILNDHKNNHMIKVNIYNEQTGELDYLGSMDKTSNEIKNFVEAFDPKDIRIL; from the coding sequence ATGGTTGCTCATTTAAATCTTCATACAACATATGATTTATTAAATTCTAGTTTGAGAATCAATGATGTAGTTAAAAAAGCACAAAATAATCATTATGATACATTAGCGATTACTGATACTAATGTCTTATATGGCTTCCCTAAATTTTATGATGCTTGTATTAAAGCCAATATTAAACCAATTTTTGGAATGACAGTTAACGTTACGGATGGTTTGTATACAATTGAGACTGTGGTTTTAGCTATAAATAATGATGGCTTAAGATCACTATTTCAACTCTCTTCTGCAATTAAAATGAAGCAAAAAGAGGTTATATCAGTTGAGTGGTTAAAAAAGTATTCAACAAATTTTGCAATCATATTTAAACAAGCAAATCAACCTCATTATTCTATAGTTGAACAATTTCAAAACCATCAAAATATATTTATAAATCATTCAAGCGACTTAGCATTTTATAATAATATAAGAGTAGTTTGGTTTAAAAATGCACGATACTTAAATCAAGAAGATGTTGAGACGATTCCAGCACTTGAAGCAATTAAAAATAATACTAAGATAGATCTGGTTAATGATACTGAAGATATTGGGGAACATTTTCCTAAACAAAATGAATTAGAAACATTAAATATAGATAGAGAGGTATGGAATAATACACTTGAACTAGCTAGTTTATGTAATGCAAGCTTAGAATATCATCAAAATTTACTACCTAAATTCGATGCACCATCAGGTAATTCTTCAAAAGAGTATTTATGGTCACAACTCCAATCAAGTTTAAAAAAGATGGAATTAAATCATGATGAACGCTATACAAAAAGATTAGAACATGAATATCGCGTTATAACTGAAATGGGTTTTGAAGACTACTTTTTAATTGTGAGTGATTTAATTCACTACGCTAAAACACATGATGTTATGGTTGGTCCTGGGCGGGGGTCCTCAGCTGGTTCATTAGTTAGCTTCCTGCTCGACATTACTACAATAGATCCAATTAGATTTAATTTATTATTTGAACGTTTTTTAAATCCTGAACGTGTAACAATGCCTGATATAGATATTGATTTTGAAGACACGCGTAGGGAAAGAGTCATTCAATACGTTCAAGACAAATATGGAAAACATCGTGTTTCGGGTATTGTCACATTTGGACATTTATTGACTAGGGCTGTTGCAAGAGATGTAGGTCGCATAATTGGATTTGATGATAAAACTTTAAATGAAATTTCTAAGTTAATACCTCATCAACTTGGTATAACTTTAGATGAGGCATATGAGGATGAGCAATTTAAGCAATTTGTACATAGAAATCATCGACATGAAAAGTGGTTTGAATTAAGTAAGAAATTAGAAGGCTTACCTAGACATACTTCAACACATGCAGCAGGTATTATTATTAACGATCAACCTCTATATAATTATGCACCACTAACATTGGGCGATACTGGTTTATTGACGCAATGGACGATGACAGAAGCAGAGCGAATTGGTTTACTTAAGATTGACTTTTTGGGGTTAAGAAATTTATCTATCATACATCAAATTATCACTCAAGTAAAAAAAGATTTAAATATTTCTTTAGAGATTGAAGAGATACCGTTTAATGATGTAGACGTATTTAAGTTATTATCTAGAGGAGATACAACTGGAATCTTCCAACTTGAATCTGAAGGTGTAAGAAAAGTATTAAAACGACTTCAGCCTGAACATTTTGAAGATATCGTTGCGGTTACGTCTTTATATAGACCAGGACCTATGGAGGAAATTCCGACTTATATTTCACGACGACACAACGAAAGTGAAATTAAATACTTACACCCTGATTTAGAACCCATACTTAAAAATACGTATGGTGTAATAATTTATCAAGAACAAATTATGCAAATCGCTAGTCAATTTGCTAGCTTTAGTTATGGACAAGCAGATATTCTACGTCGTGCCATGAGTAAAAAGAATAGAGCAGTATTAGAAAGTGAAAGACAACATTTTGTTGAAGGTGCGATAAAAAATAAATATGATGAGAAGATAAGTAAACAAATATTTGATTTAATTCTTAAGTTTGCTGATTATGGATTTCCTAGAGCACATGCGGTAAGTTATTCAAAAATTGCATATATCATGGCATATTTGAAGGTTCACTATCCTAATTATTTTTATGCTAATATTTTAAGTAATGTCGTTGGTAATGAATCTAAAACAGCGGCCATAATTGATGAAGCTAAAAATCAAAAATTGAAAATTTTGCCTCCTAATATTAATGAAAGCCATTGGTATTATAGAGCAACTAAATCAAATATTTATCTATCCTTAGGTGCTATTAAAGGTGTTGGTTATCAGAGCGTTAAATCAATTGTTGATGAAAGGTATCAAAATGGTAAGTATAAAGATTTCTTTGATTTTACTAGACGAATACCAAATCGCATAAAGACTAGAAAATTACTTGAATCATTAATATTGGTAGGCGCTTTTGATACTTTTGGAAAAACACGTTCAACTTTATTAAGTTCTATTGATCAAGTTTTAGATGAAGTGTCAAATGTAGAACAAAACGATTTATTATTGGATATTTTAACACCTAAACAATCCTACGCTGATAAAGATGAATTTAGTGATCAAATGATTAGTAGTTACGAAATGGAATACTTGGGATTTTATGTTTCTAATCATCCAGTCGAAAAGCAATTTAATAAAAAGCAATATTTAGGTATCTATACACTAAGTAATGTTGTAAATCACAAACCTATTTTGGTTCAAGTAGATCAAATCAAACAAATAAGGACCAAGAATGGTCAAAATATGGCATTTTTAGTTCTAAATGATGGACGACATACGATGGATGCAGTTTTATTTCCAGATAAATTCAAACGTTATGAAACTCAATTAAATGAGAGAGAAATGTATGTTGTTTGGGGAAAATTTGAAAAGAGAAAACAACAATTGCAGCTCATTTTAAATCAAATGGATTCAGTTGAACATTTTGAAGTAACTAAAATAAATGAGGCATCTCAAATTATTTTAAGAAACATTCAAAACTTAGATGAAATTAAACAAATTCTTAATGATCATAAAAACAACCATATGATTAAAGTGAATATATATAATGAACAAACTGGAGAACTTGATTATTTGGGTAGTATGGATAAAACATCGAATGAAATTAAAAACTTTGTTGAGGCTTTTGATCCAAAAGATATAAGAATTTTATAA